In Alteromonas sp. V450, the following proteins share a genomic window:
- the trpD gene encoding anthranilate phosphoribosyltransferase, whose protein sequence is MLNAGPLLEQIMLRESLSQTEAYSLFNSIMHGEQSEVMIASVLTALKMKKESPSEIAGAASAMVANALPFPTPSYEFADIVGTGGDGHNTINISSAAGVVAASCGVKVAKHGNRSVSSKSGSADLFRQFGLNLEISPETSRKCLDEANFTFLFAPVYHAGMRYAAPVRAAMKTRTLFNILGPLANPAGPTHGIFGVYSPELLEPYAKTLMLLGQHRAMIVHGDGLDELALHGESTIYDLEHGDIRKLTVAAGDFGLPRYPLSAIEGGEPEENRQFVEAALNGEGKEAHRAAIAMNCGALLKVTGKASTFKEGAEMAMNAMSEGLPMQLLTKVAKITQEVSTNG, encoded by the coding sequence ATGCTTAACGCAGGCCCTCTACTCGAGCAAATAATGCTGCGAGAATCGCTGTCGCAAACCGAAGCGTACAGCTTGTTTAACAGCATCATGCACGGCGAGCAAAGCGAGGTGATGATTGCCTCTGTGCTTACTGCGCTTAAAATGAAAAAAGAGTCACCGAGTGAAATTGCAGGTGCAGCGAGTGCTATGGTTGCAAACGCGTTGCCCTTCCCTACACCATCGTATGAATTTGCTGACATCGTTGGTACCGGCGGTGATGGCCACAATACCATTAATATTTCTAGTGCTGCGGGTGTTGTAGCAGCGTCGTGTGGCGTAAAAGTCGCAAAACACGGTAACCGCAGTGTATCAAGCAAATCAGGCTCTGCTGACTTGTTTCGCCAATTTGGACTTAATTTAGAAATAAGCCCTGAAACATCGCGCAAATGCTTAGATGAAGCAAATTTCACATTTCTTTTTGCACCGGTCTATCATGCCGGTATGCGCTACGCAGCGCCCGTGCGTGCTGCGATGAAGACTAGAACCTTGTTTAACATACTGGGGCCTTTGGCGAATCCTGCGGGTCCAACTCACGGTATTTTCGGCGTATACTCTCCTGAATTGCTTGAACCTTATGCAAAAACCCTTATGCTGCTCGGCCAACATCGCGCAATGATTGTGCACGGCGATGGCTTAGACGAATTAGCACTTCACGGTGAATCAACAATATACGACCTTGAACATGGCGACATTCGTAAGCTTACTGTCGCTGCTGGAGACTTCGGCTTGCCTCGCTATCCCCTTTCGGCGATTGAAGGTGGCGAACCAGAAGAAAACCGGCAGTTTGTTGAAGCTGCGCTAAACGGCGAAGGCAAAGAAGCGCACCGTGCTGCCATTGCCATGAACTGCGGAGCGCTGTTGAAAGTAACCGGCAAAGCCTCAACGTTTAAAGAAGGCGCAGAAATGGCGATGAACGCTATGAGCGAAGGGTTACCCATGCAGCTATTAACGAAGGTTGCTAAAATTACTCAGGAGGTAAGCACGAATGGCTAA
- a CDS encoding aminodeoxychorismate/anthranilate synthase component II, giving the protein MNQQLTTLFLLDNVDSFTYNLVDELRTLNLDIKVYRNTVSADALFERMQEQATKGPVLLMLSPGPGAPSEAGCMPELLKKVHGVFPVIGICLGHQAIVEHYGGTVGRASQVMHGKSSAITHSEDAMFEGLQQPLHVARYHSLVAHTLPENLTVCASTINDDGSEAVMAVYNSEDRMLGFQFHPESILTAHGSLLLKQSIDYLTLQGANHA; this is encoded by the coding sequence ATGAATCAGCAATTGACCACCCTATTTTTGCTCGACAATGTAGACTCATTTACCTACAACCTTGTAGATGAACTACGTACTTTAAACCTAGACATCAAGGTATATCGCAACACGGTTTCAGCAGATGCGTTGTTTGAAAGAATGCAGGAACAAGCAACCAAAGGGCCTGTGCTTCTTATGCTATCACCGGGTCCAGGCGCACCAAGTGAAGCGGGCTGTATGCCTGAGCTACTAAAAAAGGTACACGGTGTATTCCCCGTGATCGGCATTTGCTTAGGCCATCAAGCTATTGTTGAGCATTACGGCGGCACCGTAGGTCGTGCCAGCCAAGTTATGCACGGTAAGTCTTCTGCCATCACCCATTCTGAAGATGCCATGTTCGAAGGCTTACAGCAGCCTTTACACGTTGCACGCTACCACTCTTTAGTAGCACACACACTGCCTGAAAACCTCACCGTTTGTGCATCTACTATAAACGATGACGGCAGCGAGGCCGTAATGGCAGTTTACAATAGCGAAGATCGCATGTTGGGTTTTCAATTTCACCCAGAATCTATTTTAACAGCCCACGGCAGTTTGCTGTTAAAGCAAAGTATTGACTATTTAACGTTACAGGGAGCGAACCATGCTTAA
- a CDS encoding anthranilate synthase component 1 — protein MSLAELGTSPGKVETIEQAGHYIEDPLAAFAHLCGEKSNALLLESAEIDSKDDLQSLLMVDAALRMECRGNRVEINALTANGASVLPLFVEHAPEGLHIKEKTDTSIAIVCDEADGELDEDSRLKAASVMDALRIVINKITPIRQHPHAVFLGGVFAYDMLAGFEKLPNVAEGENDCPDFVFYLAETLITVDHQTRETHLIGSVFSGQDVAQQYFAIAQRLEAIHQQLHDMPAEPVITSTNAANKTEAQSGQSLSSFDPNVEVRVDLSDEQFCNHVLDLKQHILAGDIFQVVPSRTFSLPCPSPLLAYAKLKESNPSPYMFYMQDGAFSIFGASPESALKYERESNQVEIYPIAGTRPRGKRRDGSIDRDLDSRIELNLREDTKEKSEHIMLVDLARNDVAKVSRPGTRYVKDLLKVDRYSHVMHLVSRVVGQLRDDLDPLHAYQACMNMGTLVGAPKVSAATLIREVEKKRRGSYGGAVGYLNGQGDMDTCIVIRSAFVKNGTAYIQAGAGVVYDSVPQAEADETRAKAQAVIGAVKAALQEEAESINVALNKGGNA, from the coding sequence ATGAGTTTAGCGGAACTGGGCACTTCCCCGGGCAAGGTAGAAACAATTGAGCAAGCAGGTCATTACATTGAAGACCCACTTGCTGCATTTGCCCATCTGTGTGGTGAGAAAAGCAACGCGCTGCTGTTAGAGTCAGCAGAAATCGATTCAAAAGACGATTTACAAAGCCTGCTTATGGTTGATGCAGCACTTCGCATGGAATGCCGAGGTAATCGCGTTGAAATCAATGCGCTAACGGCCAATGGCGCTTCCGTTTTGCCTTTGTTTGTTGAACATGCCCCTGAAGGTCTACACATCAAAGAAAAGACAGACACTTCAATTGCGATAGTGTGTGATGAAGCTGATGGTGAACTCGATGAAGACAGTCGCTTAAAGGCCGCAAGCGTAATGGACGCGCTTCGCATTGTTATCAATAAGATAACGCCAATTCGCCAGCATCCCCACGCCGTTTTCTTAGGTGGTGTTTTTGCCTACGACATGCTTGCGGGCTTTGAAAAATTGCCTAACGTAGCAGAAGGTGAAAATGACTGTCCAGATTTTGTGTTTTACCTTGCAGAGACCTTAATAACTGTTGACCACCAAACCCGCGAGACGCATTTAATCGGTAGTGTTTTTAGCGGGCAAGACGTTGCCCAGCAATACTTTGCCATTGCACAGCGCTTAGAAGCCATTCATCAGCAGCTACACGATATGCCTGCCGAGCCTGTGATAACAAGCACAAATGCAGCCAATAAAACAGAAGCACAAAGTGGACAGTCACTTTCTTCTTTTGATCCAAACGTTGAAGTTCGTGTTGATTTAAGTGATGAACAGTTTTGCAACCATGTGCTGGACTTAAAACAACATATTTTAGCCGGCGACATTTTTCAGGTTGTGCCCTCGCGCACATTCTCTCTCCCCTGCCCGTCGCCGTTACTTGCTTACGCTAAACTTAAAGAATCAAACCCAAGCCCTTACATGTTTTACATGCAAGATGGTGCTTTCAGCATATTTGGCGCCTCTCCTGAATCAGCGCTTAAATACGAAAGAGAAAGCAATCAGGTAGAAATCTACCCTATCGCTGGTACCCGTCCACGCGGCAAGCGCCGTGATGGCAGTATCGACAGAGACTTAGACAGCCGTATTGAATTAAACCTGCGCGAAGACACCAAAGAAAAGTCTGAGCACATTATGCTGGTTGATCTTGCCCGAAACGATGTGGCAAAGGTGAGTCGCCCTGGTACACGCTATGTGAAAGACTTGCTTAAAGTCGACCGTTACTCTCACGTCATGCACTTGGTGTCACGTGTGGTTGGCCAGCTACGTGACGATTTGGATCCACTGCACGCCTATCAAGCCTGTATGAATATGGGCACGCTAGTTGGCGCACCTAAAGTAAGCGCAGCGACGTTAATTCGCGAAGTTGAAAAAAAGCGCCGCGGAAGTTATGGCGGCGCGGTTGGCTACTTGAATGGTCAAGGCGATATGGACACCTGTATTGTCATTCGCTCAGCATTTGTAAAAAACGGTACGGCCTATATTCAAGCGGGTGCAGGTGTAGTATATGACTCAGTTCCTCAAGCTGAAGCTGATGAAACCCGTGCTAAAGCACAAGCAGTGATTGGCGCAGTTAAAGCCGCGCTACAAGAAGAAGCTGAAAGTATCAACGTTGCGTTAAATAAAGGAGGCAACGCATGA
- a CDS encoding PHP domain-containing protein, whose protein sequence is MKIDLHSHTKFSDGHLTPEELILRAHTMQVDALAVTDHDTVAGLEEAHATQSKQKRALTIIDGVEISTTWHSFDIHIVGLNVDRHCPTFLERLQGQSKTREARAEKIADKLEKCGFEGVLARAKALAGVGQVTRAHFARVLVNNYGVSSMDAAFKKYLGKGKRAAVKAEWPSIETAIEWIHDAGGQAVLAHPAHYDMTAKWLRRLVVLFEQAGGDAIETAFPGINKTKQELINELAQTHQLLASAGSDFHFPSRWTELGKNLGISSKLTPIWHDWKQFEGQMTES, encoded by the coding sequence TTGAAAATAGATCTACATAGTCATACAAAATTCTCTGATGGCCACTTAACGCCGGAAGAACTAATCCTTCGCGCGCACACCATGCAGGTGGATGCGCTTGCCGTTACTGACCACGATACCGTTGCCGGTCTAGAAGAAGCCCACGCTACCCAATCGAAGCAAAAACGTGCATTAACCATTATTGATGGTGTTGAAATTTCCACCACTTGGCACAGTTTCGATATTCATATCGTTGGATTAAATGTGGACAGACATTGCCCAACGTTTCTTGAACGGTTACAAGGCCAGTCAAAGACTCGTGAAGCTCGGGCTGAAAAAATTGCCGATAAGCTGGAAAAGTGTGGGTTTGAGGGGGTTCTAGCGCGAGCAAAAGCGCTAGCGGGTGTTGGTCAGGTGACGCGGGCGCACTTTGCAAGAGTACTGGTAAACAATTATGGTGTGTCTAGTATGGACGCCGCGTTTAAAAAGTATTTAGGGAAAGGTAAACGCGCGGCAGTTAAAGCTGAGTGGCCAAGCATTGAGACAGCTATCGAGTGGATCCACGATGCAGGTGGCCAAGCTGTATTGGCGCATCCTGCCCATTACGACATGACAGCGAAATGGTTGCGGCGCTTGGTGGTGCTGTTTGAACAAGCCGGTGGCGATGCCATTGAAACCGCGTTTCCCGGTATCAACAAAACCAAACAAGAACTGATTAACGAGCTTGCACAAACCCATCAACTTTTGGCATCAGCTGGTTCAGATTTTCATTTTCCATCTCGATGGACTGAGTTGGGTAAGAACCTCGGTATTAGCAGTAAACTCACACCCATATGGCATGATTGGAAGCAGTTTGAAGGGCAGATGACGGAAAGCTAG
- a CDS encoding L-threonylcarbamoyladenylate synthase, with the protein MSQFFYVHPDNPQKRLISQACELIREGAVVVYPTDSGYAIGCQMEDKKALEQLCRIRQIDKDHNFTLMCRDMSELSIYAKVDNTAFRQIKNNTPGRYTFVLKATREVPKRLQNPKRKTIGIRVPDNAIALALLEELGEPLMSTSLILPGNAMAESDPDVIRDNLEKQVGLIIHGGYIGEQPTTVVDLSEDTPVIVRHGTGDPSPFE; encoded by the coding sequence ATGAGTCAATTTTTCTATGTGCACCCCGACAACCCGCAAAAACGTCTAATTAGTCAGGCTTGTGAATTAATTCGAGAGGGTGCGGTGGTTGTGTATCCGACAGACTCAGGTTATGCCATTGGCTGTCAAATGGAAGACAAAAAGGCGCTTGAGCAGCTGTGTCGTATTCGACAAATTGATAAAGACCACAACTTTACCCTTATGTGTCGCGATATGTCTGAGCTATCAATTTACGCAAAGGTAGACAATACGGCGTTCAGGCAAATTAAAAACAATACGCCGGGGCGTTACACCTTCGTCTTGAAAGCGACCCGCGAAGTACCAAAACGTTTGCAAAACCCTAAACGTAAAACCATAGGAATTCGCGTGCCCGACAACGCTATTGCACTTGCATTATTGGAAGAACTAGGCGAGCCGTTGATGTCTACATCTTTGATTTTGCCAGGTAACGCCATGGCCGAATCAGATCCAGATGTCATTCGCGATAATTTGGAGAAGCAAGTAGGGCTTATTATTCACGGTGGTTACATTGGTGAGCAGCCTACTACCGTGGTTGATTTGTCGGAAGACACGCCAGTCATTGTACGTCATGGCACGGGCGATCCGTCTCCCTTTGAGTAA
- a CDS encoding ScpA family protein — MSELVEENKNDNKASVEKGLSAPVQQPLPLAFINGEALIEKPEDLFIPPDALEVILETFEGPLDLLLYLIRKQKFDITTLPIADVTKQYMEYVDAMMSLKLELAAEYLLMAAILAEIKSRLLLPKRSDDPDEEEDPRAALIRRLQEYELVKQAAEDLDSQPRLERDVFTTHVELSESVTPIRIEPDVSLAEIVLAFSAAMKRAEAFEHHTIAREALSTRERMSLILSLLTTSEYTPLERLFTIDEGKAGVVVCFLAILELVKEQLILCIQAGPYAKIHVKLGAHEEN, encoded by the coding sequence GTGTCTGAGCTTGTTGAAGAGAATAAAAACGATAATAAAGCCTCTGTTGAGAAAGGGCTTTCGGCACCTGTTCAACAGCCGTTGCCACTGGCGTTCATTAATGGTGAAGCGCTGATAGAAAAACCTGAAGATCTTTTCATTCCCCCAGACGCGCTAGAAGTTATTTTAGAAACCTTCGAAGGGCCTCTCGACTTACTGCTTTATCTAATTAGAAAACAAAAGTTTGATATCACTACACTGCCCATCGCTGATGTTACCAAGCAGTATATGGAATATGTGGATGCCATGATGTCGCTAAAATTAGAGTTGGCGGCAGAGTATTTGCTGATGGCAGCCATATTGGCAGAAATTAAGTCCAGGCTTCTACTACCTAAACGCAGCGACGATCCCGACGAAGAAGAAGATCCTCGCGCAGCGCTTATTCGTCGACTACAAGAATACGAGCTAGTTAAGCAAGCCGCAGAAGATTTAGATAGTCAGCCTAGGCTTGAAAGAGATGTTTTCACCACTCACGTTGAATTAAGTGAGAGCGTGACACCCATTCGCATTGAACCCGACGTGTCGTTAGCAGAAATTGTATTGGCCTTTAGTGCTGCCATGAAGCGCGCCGAAGCGTTTGAACACCATACCATTGCACGGGAAGCACTGAGCACGCGAGAGCGCATGTCGCTCATATTGTCATTGCTTACGACATCAGAATATACGCCGCTTGAACGTCTGTTTACTATTGATGAAGGTAAAGCTGGCGTAGTGGTTTGCTTCTTGGCAATTTTAGAATTAGTAAAAGAACAGCTAATTTTATGCATTCAGGCAGGTCCTTATGCAAAAATTCATGTAAAATTAGGTGCCCATGAAGAAAATTAA
- the scpB gene encoding SMC-Scp complex subunit ScpB, producing the protein MKKINTAQLKQLVEAAIFVADKPISKQHLKDTVLNEFTVADRTLSKVINELKLDYQPRGIQLVEVASGYRFQSLDALSPWLSKLWQENAPKYSRALLETLALIAYRQPITRGEIEQVRGVAVSSNIIKTLTERDWVKVVGHKEVPGRPALYATTKGFLDYFSMTSLSDLPNADAFENMAESIASDSPLKVLNEAPSK; encoded by the coding sequence ATGAAGAAAATTAACACGGCACAGCTTAAACAATTGGTTGAGGCAGCAATATTTGTAGCCGACAAACCTATTTCAAAGCAGCATTTAAAAGACACGGTACTCAATGAGTTTACCGTCGCTGATAGAACCTTGAGTAAGGTGATTAACGAGCTAAAGTTAGACTATCAGCCAAGAGGCATTCAACTGGTGGAAGTAGCAAGTGGCTATCGCTTTCAGTCGTTAGATGCGTTAAGCCCGTGGTTAAGCAAATTGTGGCAGGAAAATGCGCCAAAGTATTCTAGAGCACTGCTCGAAACGTTGGCACTCATTGCCTATCGTCAACCTATAACCCGTGGAGAAATTGAGCAAGTCAGGGGCGTGGCGGTAAGCAGTAATATTATAAAGACACTCACAGAACGAGACTGGGTAAAGGTAGTAGGCCACAAAGAAGTGCCTGGGCGACCAGCGCTTTATGCAACTACCAAAGGCTTTTTGGACTATTTTTCGATGACGTCGTTGAGCGATTTGCCCAATGCTGACGCTTTCGAAAATATGGCAGAAAGTATTGCGTCAGACTCGCCGCTTAAGGTGTTAAATGAGGCACCGTCAAAATAG
- the rluB gene encoding 23S rRNA pseudouridine(2605) synthase RluB — protein sequence MTEKLQKVLANQGLGSRREMERWIEEGRVSVDGTKATLGDRVDHTAQIRVDGHLLSRQTEQPICRVLMYNKPEGELCSRHDPEGRDTVFDRLPAIRLGRWITVGRLDMNTSGLLLFTNDGELANRLMHPKCEVEREYAVRVFGEVTGKTLHTLQKGVELEDGEAKFLTISGTPTPQHAEDESMNRWYNVTLKEGRNREVRRLWESQGVQVSRLIRVKYGPIELQKRLPQGAWVELGLEDVNALRSHVQLPDETQTMVNVRQGKLDHARLSRMRRSVKKHKVRKQQGLNKRAGRPAKRK from the coding sequence ATGACTGAAAAGTTGCAAAAAGTACTGGCTAACCAAGGGCTAGGCTCGCGACGAGAAATGGAACGTTGGATTGAAGAAGGCCGAGTATCGGTCGATGGCACCAAAGCAACATTAGGAGATAGAGTCGACCATACCGCACAAATTCGTGTTGATGGTCATTTGCTATCTCGTCAAACAGAACAGCCAATCTGCCGCGTGTTGATGTACAACAAACCCGAAGGTGAATTGTGTAGCCGTCACGACCCTGAAGGTCGCGATACGGTTTTTGACCGTCTTCCCGCGATTCGATTAGGGCGCTGGATCACAGTGGGTCGTCTAGACATGAACACCAGTGGCCTGCTGTTATTCACCAACGATGGTGAATTGGCAAACCGCCTAATGCACCCTAAGTGCGAAGTTGAGCGCGAATACGCAGTGCGTGTATTTGGTGAAGTTACGGGTAAAACGCTACATACGCTTCAAAAGGGTGTGGAGCTGGAAGATGGTGAAGCAAAGTTCCTGACAATTTCAGGTACGCCTACGCCGCAGCATGCTGAAGATGAAAGCATGAACCGTTGGTATAATGTGACGTTGAAAGAAGGACGTAACCGCGAAGTGCGTCGTCTTTGGGAGTCGCAAGGCGTGCAGGTTAGCCGTTTGATACGTGTTAAGTATGGCCCAATTGAATTGCAAAAGCGTCTACCGCAAGGTGCGTGGGTAGAGCTTGGGTTAGAAGACGTGAACGCGCTTCGTAGCCACGTTCAACTGCCAGATGAAACGCAAACTATGGTTAATGTACGCCAGGGTAAACTGGACCACGCGCGTTTAAGTCGCATGCGTCGCTCTGTTAAAAAGCATAAAGTGCGTAAGCAACAAGGGTTGAATAAACGTGCTGGGCGTCCTGCCAAACGTAAGTAA